One genomic region from Rosa rugosa chromosome 1, drRosRugo1.1, whole genome shotgun sequence encodes:
- the LOC133724915 gene encoding photosynthetic NDH subunit of subcomplex B 2, chloroplastic: protein MASLLSFSLPNSKMMIRASSPSTSATTITVPESLTDRFGRKGIKFVEYDNTPFVELTVRNGSSLKLQIPNAHVTSYKPKVYWKDDGFEEVLYTIPGKGTEPNKAKGGIGLVLNDVSQAGSKGTLVSTSEWTVKDVDSDSIDAMQVELSSTSGKLDITYVVTLYPVSIATAVKVKNKGRKDATLTSAILSHFKFKRRSGAAIQGLKGCSYTVQPPLSSPFEILSPNEALKADPSPGWFSSEPEEKPGSWTQQDVPYTILKNKLSRVYAAPPKERLKAIYNTPPSKYDTLDQGRELFFRVIRMGFDDIYLSSPGSLSEKYGNEYFICTGPASMLVPVVVKPGEEWRGAQVIEHDNL from the exons ATGGCTTCTCTTCTTTCCTTCTCTCTTCCCAACTCAAAGATGATGATAAGAGCTTCTTCACCATCAACTTCTGCAACGACGATTACTGTGCCAGAGAGCCTTACTGACAGATTTGGCAGAAAAGGCATCAAGTTTGTGGAGTATGACAACACTCCATTTGTTGAGCTCACAGTCAGAAATGGCAGTTCATTAAAGCTTCAAATACCGAATGCTCATGTAACTTCGTATAAGCCTAAGGTGTATTGGAAAGACGATGGCTTTGAGGAGGTTCTTTACACAATTCCAGGTAAAGGAACTGAGCCTAACAAAGCCAAGGGGGGAATTGGTTTGGTCTTAAATGATGTATCACAGGCAGGTTCTAAAGGGACACTTGTATCCACTTCTGAATGGACAGTGAAAGATGTTGATTCGGATTCCATTGATGCTATGCAG GTTGAATTAAGCAGCACCAGTGGAAAACTTGATATAACATATGTTGTCACACTGTACCCGGTAAGCATTGCAACAGCAGTTAAAGTGAAGAACAAAGGCCGAAAGGATGCGACTCTAACAAGTGCTATACTCAGCCATTTCAAATTTAAGAGACGAAGTGGAGCAGCAATCCAAGGTCTCAAGGGCTGCAGTTACACTGTACAACCTCCACTATCTTCTCCATTCGAGATTTTGTCACCAAACGAAGCATTGAAAGCTGATCCATCACCTGGGTGGTTCTCTTCTGAGCCTGAAGAAAAACCAGGTTCTTGGACTCAACAAGATGTACCTTACACCATTTTGAAAAACAAGCTCAGCAGAGTTTATGCTGCGCCTCCTAAAGAGAGACTGAAGGCCATTTATAACACTCCTCCTTCAAAATATGATACACTTGATCAG GGACGAGAGCTCTTCTTCAGGGTGATAAGGATGGGATTTGATGACATCTACTTATCCAGCCCTGGTTCTTTGTCCGAGAAATATGGGAATGAGTATTTTATATGCACCGGCCCTGCTTCAATGTTAGTACCTGTGGTTGTGAAACCTGGTGAGGAATGGAGAGGAGCACAGGTCATTGAGCACGACAATTTGTAG